TTGCAACTGCAAtggattttaaaagaaatgtatttgatttttttttgctcaTCCTCCAGTCAGCATTATACATACACCCTCAATATAACACTTTTATCAGTCATCATCCTGGCTAGATATTTACCAGCTCTCCTTAAAGTACCGGTAGAGCTTCCTGCCAGTGACTGCTGTTCATTTGAGTTGACGCTAAGGAAATTTCAAGTTCTCCAATATTCCAGCTACTTTGTGAACAGCATAATGCagccaccaccgtgcttgacacCTTGAATCCTCCAAACATACTCTTTGTCATCATGGCTCAATCTTTTAAAATCACACTAGTGATCCAGCAGTGCCCAGTTAAGGACATGTCTGGGCCTCTATGGGTCCGGGGTGTATGTATAAATTTGAGctaaaaatgtatacatttaaacTTGTGCGCCTATGTCTTATTTCAAACCCTGGGGGAAAaacctgttttatttaattaatcaaAAGCATAAAATTAATGACATTCGTGCCTGAGATGGTGGATGAAAATATCTGAGCAGAGCTGCATTATGACACAAATACTGACCTTTTCTGTTCTGCTGATGGTGGGAAGCTGCCGTTCATCACAGTTTCTACCTGGTGACAGAAAATCCTTACTTTTGATTGGCTGGTTTCTTGTAGAAATTCCACTAACTGTGGGAATATGGATTTATTTTGAACTCAGTTTCTGTTTCTTGTttagattaacagaaaaaacaaagtttctCAAAGATTTCATGTCAGaaactttaattttttaatattcCTCATACTGACTGACACTATTTTTCAGCACCACACATGCAATCTTAAAGATAAAAGTATGATACTACTGGAATGTCCTTCTATTTGGAAGTTAaataaaagagaataaaaaggcAGTGAGAAGAAGTCCACTGAAACGTCTTTAAAACCAATAAATAACAGATTAAAACCATCAGTTTTTTGAAGTCCTGGTCCGCCACTCACAGTTACACTGGTCTGTTTGTCCTAGCAGGTCCCAACTCAGTTCTGTCAGAATCAAAGCGGAACCACGTGGTGTTTCTGCTGGTGGATCCTCAGGTTCTGCTTGGCTGCGAACTTTTTCCCGCAGTGCTCGCAGGAGAACGGCCGCTCCCCTGTGTGCACGCTCTGGTGCGTCTTCAGGTGACCCGACTGCGTGAAGCGCTTCCCACACTGAGCGCAGCTGTACGGCCGCTCACCCGTGTGGACCCGCACGTGCGTCTCCAGGCTCCGCGAGGACGTGAAACATTTGCCGCAGTAGCTGCAGGCGAAGCGCTGGTCTCTGCAGAACCTGCCGAGCTCCAGAGGGTCCAGTCTGGATCCGCTGAGCGCCAGTAGCACGGAGCGGTGGGAGACTGGCACCATGCTGGGTAGGCCCTGGTTGTTCCAGGAGGAGCCTGGATCTAGCTCTACATCACAGGGGAGCGACCCAATCAGGGCGGAGCCTCGCTTTAGCTCTGAGATTCCAGGAAGAGACGGTGGACTTCCTCTTGATCCCAGGAGGAACGTGTTCCTCATCTCTGCTGCAGACGGAGCGCCGCTGTCTGACTCCGAGGCAAAATCAAACTCTGCAGAGCTGCTTTCAGCTGCCCCCGAAGGGCCCGGAGACTCCTGCGCACTGCAGGAGCTGTTCTGATCCCAGGAACGAACGTCGGAGATCTTCCTCCCAGACGGCGCCTCCTCATGGAGGCCTGGTTCTGAGGGCAGGGCTTCCGTTCCTGAACATGGATCAGTGGGAAAagtttcagaaaatgaaactgaaatatttaaaggaaTCAAAAATGATTTTTCTCTAAAATTTCCCTCAGGATATTCCTTCCATCTTACCGTCCTCTTTCAGAAGCAGCTGGTCAGCTCTGAGGACAtctttctcctcctctctgtcCTCTTTGATCACAACAACATCCTGATCCGTTTGGATCGGCTCCTCTGCAGCAGCGGTCGGAGAATCCTGTCAGAGACAAACAAAACATGCCGGTTTTCACTAGATTCATTTATTACTGCACAGGATCACAGTTCAGAACATTTCAGAGGAAAACGGTGAATTCGGGTCCAACTAGAAACAAGCACAGGAGGTCTACAGCGGAGGTGCAGGATGTTGGTGTGATCCATAGTTTGGAGATGAAGCATGCGGAGTTAAAGTGAAGGTAGATGTCCCACCTCTGCAGTCGACTCCAACACAGGAACTGATCCATGTCCTCTGAAGTTTGAGGTCTTTGTCTGTTTAAAGGACAGTTCAGCTTCTGAAGCAAAGTCTGGGTGGAAAAACACGAAATACAGTCAAAATTAGTGCTACTAGTGTGGGGTCAGGATAAAATCCATAAAAAGgtctgttagggtttgaaaacttttgtatagtttatcactcatgtctggacaaagtgcttttccctcctacatgccacagaaagggagatgggggagaggagtgagttatgctacTATCAGCAACATCTGAGGGCTGCTTGTACCAGtccccactccctctctgtttaaaagcaaaacacatgcACCCAAACCCTTCTGACCCCCCCAAGTAGAACCGAGAC
This genomic interval from Girardinichthys multiradiatus isolate DD_20200921_A chromosome 6, DD_fGirMul_XY1, whole genome shotgun sequence contains the following:
- the si:dkey-7l6.3 gene encoding zinc finger and SCAN domain-containing protein 21 — its product is MTSLKGFQSQLTSIMEALTRAAVAEICGLVDDGYAVLQLEISRSHKENEALRRKLELIESIIARGSRRRDGGTLDCSGPRDEEGVAGMEDATADFASEAELSFKQTKTSNFRGHGSVPVLESTAEDSPTAAAEEPIQTDQDVVVIKEDREEEKDVLRADQLLLKEDGTEALPSEPGLHEEAPSGRKISDVRSWDQNSSCSAQESPGPSGAAESSSAEFDFASESDSGAPSAAEMRNTFLLGSRGSPPSLPGISELKRGSALIGSLPCDVELDPGSSWNNQGLPSMVPVSHRSVLLALSGSRLDPLELGRFCRDQRFACSYCGKCFTSSRSLETHVRVHTGERPYSCAQCGKRFTQSGHLKTHQSVHTGERPFSCEHCGKKFAAKQNLRIHQQKHHVVPL